From Streptomyces sp. SCSIO 75703:
CGGCCACGGGGTGGCGGCAGGTTCGACCATGGGGCCGATGCACTCGGCCGCCCAGCACGGCATCGTCCGCTCCCTGGTGGACGGCGCCGTCGCCGCCGGGGCGCGGATCGCGGCGGGCGGGGGGCGCGGCTGCGACCTGCCCGGACACTTCCTCGAACCGACCCTCGTCACCGACGCCGAGCCCGGCATGGACCTCGTCGACGGCGAGCAGTTCGGCAACGCGCTGCCGGTCGTGGCCTACGACGACCTGGACGTGGTCCTCGACGGGCTGAACGGGCAGGAGTTCGGCCTCGGCGCCTCCGTCTGGTCCCCCGACCCGGACCGCGCGCACGCGGTGGCGGCGCGGATCGAGGCCGGCACGGTCTGGATCAACCAGCACACGCAGGTGGAGCCGGACGCGCCGTTCGGCGGCTGGAAGTCCTCCGGCCTCGGACGCGAGCGCGGCCGGTGGGGGCTGGCGGAGTACCTCGAGACCCGCACCGTCAACGCCCGTCCCCACCACCTCCCCCCGCCGCCGCAGGCGGCCCCCGTTTCGGAAGGAACCCTCCGGTGACCGACCCCCTGACCGCGCCGCGCGGCATGGACCTCCTCACGCTCGGCGTCGCGGCCGGACCCGCCATCCGCGGCCCCGAGCACGGCATCGCCAGCGCGGTCGTCGTCGACGACGCCTTCTACCTCGTCGACTTCGGCCTCGGCTGCACCCGCGCCGCGAGCGAGGCCGGGCTGGCCGGGCACCGCTTCCGGGCCGGGTTCGTCACCCACCTGCACTCCGACCACGTGGTCGAGCTGCCCGGGTTCCTGCTGTGGAACTGGGGGCGTCCGGTGAACGGCTTCTCCTCCCCCGTCCACGTCGTCGGCCCCGGCCCCGACCCCCGGGACGGCACCCGGCACCTGGCCGGCACGGGCCGCCTGGTCGCCTCCGCGCTGGACGCGTTCTCCTACGACATCGCCATCCGGGAGGGCGACGAGGACCGGCCGCCGCTGGCCGACCTGGTGCGGGCCACGGAGGTCGCGGCCCCGGAACCCGGTTCCGCCGAGGCCGGCGAGCCGTTCGAGGTCTACGCCGACGACCTGATCACCGTCACGGCCGTCCTGGTCGACCACCCGCCGGTGCACCCGGCGCTCGCGTACCGGATCGACTCGGCGTACGGGTCCGTCACCTTCTCCGGGGACACGGCGGAGTCGGAGAACCTGGTGCGGCTGGCGGAGGGCACCGACGTCCTCGTCCACGAGGCCGTGCACCTCGGCTACTACCGCGCCCGGGGCTTCTCGCCGGCCTTCCTGGCCCACCAGGAGAACTCGCACACCCCGCCGGCCGGGGCCGGCCGGGTCGCCAAGGCCGCCGGGGCGCGCCGCCTGGTGCTCTCCCACTTCGCGGGCCTCGCCGACGCCTCCCACTGGCACGGGGAGGCCGCCTCGACGTACGACGGCCCCGTCGACGTGGCCACCAGCGGCGCCCGCTACCGGGTGGGCGGCCCGTCCGGCGCGGGCCGCGGGGCGTGAGCCGGCGGGGGCGGGGGGACGAGCGGGCCCTGGCGGGCGCGGACGGCGGGGCCGAGCCGGACTACCGCTTCACCCTCGCCAACGAGCGGACCTTCCTCGCCTGGGTGCGCACGGGCGTCAGCCTGCTGGCCGCCGCGGTGGCGGTGCGCCAGCTCGTGCCGCCCTTCTCCGTCCCGTACGCGCGCGAGGTCCTGGCCGCCGTGTGCGCGCTGCTGGCCTTCGTCATCGCCGTACGGGCCTATCCGCACTGGCGGCGGGCCCAGTCGGCGATCCGGCGCGGCGGCCCGCTGCCCGCCTCGCGGCTGCTGCCGCTGCTGGCCGCCGTCCTCGCGGCGGTCGCCGCCTTCACCACCGTGCTGGTCTGGGTCGGCGGCACCGCGTGAACCGGCCCGTGCCCGTGCGTGATCCCGGGCTCCAGCCCGAGCGCACCCGCCTGGCCTGGCGGCGGACGACGCTGACCCAGGCGGTGGGTGCGCTGCTGCTCCTGCACACGGCCGCGCAGGGCGCCTCGGGAGCGGCCTGGGCGGCGGCCTGCTGCGCCGCGCTCGCCACCGGCGTCACCTTCGCCGCGGGCCGCCTGCGCCGGGAGACCGCTCCGCCGCCGCGTCCGGCGATGGCCCTGACGGCGGGCCTGACCGCCGCGACCGCCCTGCTCTGCCTCGTCCCGCCCCGGTGACCGCGACGGGGGCGCGCGCTCGCTTCCGCCCCCGCGGGCCCCGCTCCCCTACGCCGCCGGTCCGCCCCTGACTGCCAGGCGGCCCGCCTCGCGGGCGATGCTGCGCGCGGCGATCTGGAGCACCGGCACGATGGCGGCGGGCCGGGGCCGGGTGCCCACCGTGACCACGCCGAGCGCGGCGAGGACCGAACCGTCGGCCGCCGTGACCGGGACCGCGATGCCGTGGGCGCCCCGGACCGCCTCCTCCAGCGTCACCGCGTACCCCTTGCGCCGCACCTGTTCCAGCTCGCGGCGCAGCCGGGTCGGGTCGGTCACCGTGTTCGGGGTGAGCCGCTGCGGGTTGGCGAGCGCGGCCCCGGCCAGTTCCGGGGGCCCGTAGGCGAGGAACGCCTTGCCCCCGGCGCTGGCGTGCAGCGCGAGCCGGTCGCCGACCCGGTGCAGGGCCCGCCCCGGCTGGGTGCCGGAGATCCGCTCCAGCAGCAGCGCCTGGTCGCCGTCGAGGACGAAGAGGTTCACCACGTGCTTGGTCAGGAACAGCACGTCGTGCATGTACGGGGCCGCCAGTTCGGCCAGTCCGTGGTGGCTCTCCGAGAGCAGCCCGAGGGACCACAGCTTGTGCCCGATGCGGTAGCGGCTCCCGGTGCGCAGCAGCCCGCCCCATTCGACGAGTTCCCCGACCAGGCGGTGGCAGGTGGCCACCGGCAGCCCGCTGCGGCGGGAGATGTCGCTCAGGGACAGCTCGCAGTGGTCGGAGTCGAAGGTGTCCAGGATTCTCAGGGTGCGGGCGGCGACGGACTTCGGCACCGGCCCCGCGGAGCCGCCGGACGGCTCCCCCCGCTCGGCGGTCCGCTTGTCCAGGGAACTCATGAAACCGCACATTACGGCCCATGGAGGGCGAAGAAAAGCCCGGACGAACGGAAAGCCGCTGGTCGGAGCGGAGCGGTGAGCACGGCGTCGGAGACGGTGCCCGGCGGCCGGGCGAGGCGGGTTCCACTGAGTGGAAAGCGGCGCGGAAAGGGACTCCGCGGTACCTAGCATTCCCGCACCGGGCGACACCGCGTCGCCCGGTCCCCGAGTACCACGTGAGAAAGCAGGCTGCAGATGGGCGGACTCAGTGCGCGCACGGAGGACGGCTCCGTGCCCCGTACCCGTGAGGTGGTCGCGGCGCGCGTGGAACGGGTCGCCGACGGCGTGGTCTCGCTGGTCCTCGTCACCCCGGACGGATCGCCGTTCGAGCCCTGGGAGCCCGGCGCCCACGTCGACGTCCACCTCGGCGGCGGCCTGGTGCGCCAGTACTCGCTGTGCTCCTCCCCGGGCGACCTGTCGCATCTGCGGATCGCCGTGCTGGACGTCCCCGGTTCGCGGGGCGGCTCCCGGTGGGTGCACCGCGAGCTGAACGCCGGGGACACCCTGGAGATCTCCGAACCGCGCAACAACTTCCCCGTCCGCGACTCCCGCAAGTACCTCTTCCTCGCCGGCGGCATCGGCATCACGCCGCTGCTGCCGATGATCGAGCGCGCCGAGCGGGCCGGCCGGGAGTGGCGGCTCGTCTACGGCGGCCGGTCCCGCGCCGCGATGGCCTTCGCCGGGCGGCTCGTGGACGCCTACGGGGACCGGGTGGAGCTGGTGCCGGAGGACGAGCGGGGCCGCATGGACCTCGGGTCCGTCCTGGCCCTGCCGCGCGCCCACACGCTGGTGTACGCCTGCGGTCCGGGCGGCATGCTGCGCGCCGTGGAGGAGCTGTGCATGGGCTGGCCGCCGGGCACCCTGCACACCGAGCGGTTCGCCGCCGCCGCGCTCGGGCCCGGTGCCACGTCCGGCCCCTTCGAGGTCGAGCTGGCGCGCAGCGGCAAGACCGTGTCGGTGTCCGCCGAGCGGACGGTCCTGGAGGCGGTGGAGGACGTGGGCGTGCGCGTCCTGTCCTCCTGCCGGCAGGGCCTGTGCGGCACCTGCGAGACCGCGGTGCTCTCCGGCGAGCCCGAGCACCGCGACGCCGTCCTGACCGACGACGACGCCGGTTCGACCATGATGATCTGCGTCTCG
This genomic window contains:
- a CDS encoding MBL fold metallo-hydrolase, with amino-acid sequence MTDPLTAPRGMDLLTLGVAAGPAIRGPEHGIASAVVVDDAFYLVDFGLGCTRAASEAGLAGHRFRAGFVTHLHSDHVVELPGFLLWNWGRPVNGFSSPVHVVGPGPDPRDGTRHLAGTGRLVASALDAFSYDIAIREGDEDRPPLADLVRATEVAAPEPGSAEAGEPFEVYADDLITVTAVLVDHPPVHPALAYRIDSAYGSVTFSGDTAESENLVRLAEGTDVLVHEAVHLGYYRARGFSPAFLAHQENSHTPPAGAGRVAKAAGARRLVLSHFAGLADASHWHGEAASTYDGPVDVATSGARYRVGGPSGAGRGA
- a CDS encoding DUF202 domain-containing protein codes for the protein MSRRGRGDERALAGADGGAEPDYRFTLANERTFLAWVRTGVSLLAAAVAVRQLVPPFSVPYAREVLAAVCALLAFVIAVRAYPHWRRAQSAIRRGGPLPASRLLPLLAAVLAAVAAFTTVLVWVGGTA
- a CDS encoding IclR family transcriptional regulator, which encodes MSSLDKRTAERGEPSGGSAGPVPKSVAARTLRILDTFDSDHCELSLSDISRRSGLPVATCHRLVGELVEWGGLLRTGSRYRIGHKLWSLGLLSESHHGLAELAAPYMHDVLFLTKHVVNLFVLDGDQALLLERISGTQPGRALHRVGDRLALHASAGGKAFLAYGPPELAGAALANPQRLTPNTVTDPTRLRRELEQVRRKGYAVTLEEAVRGAHGIAVPVTAADGSVLAALGVVTVGTRPRPAAIVPVLQIAARSIAREAGRLAVRGGPAA
- a CDS encoding PDR/VanB family oxidoreductase; this translates as MPRTREVVAARVERVADGVVSLVLVTPDGSPFEPWEPGAHVDVHLGGGLVRQYSLCSSPGDLSHLRIAVLDVPGSRGGSRWVHRELNAGDTLEISEPRNNFPVRDSRKYLFLAGGIGITPLLPMIERAERAGREWRLVYGGRSRAAMAFAGRLVDAYGDRVELVPEDERGRMDLGSVLALPRAHTLVYACGPGGMLRAVEELCMGWPPGTLHTERFAAAALGPGATSGPFEVELARSGKTVSVSAERTVLEAVEDVGVRVLSSCRQGLCGTCETAVLSGEPEHRDAVLTDDDAGSTMMICVSRAAAGCDRLVLDL
- a CDS encoding DUF202 domain-containing protein; translated protein: MNRPVPVRDPGLQPERTRLAWRRTTLTQAVGALLLLHTAAQGASGAAWAAACCAALATGVTFAAGRLRRETAPPPRPAMALTAGLTAATALLCLVPPR